The nucleotide window aggacctaccagtctcgagccagagcccttaatgTAAAATGTAAATTCTGGTAAAGTTAATCCAGAGGAACTTTACAATCTATTCAGTTGATGAATTTTGCTAAATGAGGAGCACTAATATAAGTGTACTTTGAATATTAGATTTCGTTTAAGCAATCATTATAAGGTTGCTCTTCTCTTCACTTTATTGTTAACGTTGATATTCGGTAAGAGGTTGACGACTCCGAGTTTACTGTTTgtctttatttgaattattattttacgtcttagtattcatttttaatattaACATATTTTCATATGCAAGTCTTATTTTCTGAATGTTACTCGATTATTTATCAAGAATAATGACTACTCGCAATCCAATCTCGTTTCGAACCATCATTATTAAGTATCTGCCAATATATTGTAAAAAAGCATTTGCTGAACATATGATACAGCTGAATAGAGGATTTACCAGCCTAATCAGAAGTTTAATTTGTACATGTTATGTGTTCAGTAAAAATGAAGTGTACCAGAAACGTGGTCATCGAAGGTGTTACATTTGAGTTTGCAGTAAACGACACAGAATGTCatagaaataacacttttcaAAATGAGAAGTAATTTTTCTTGAAAAATGTAAATGAAATGTCGTTCAAAACAATGTAATACAGGTTTAATGGCATGAAATTATAGGGAACGTACATCTTTCTTTGAATTTAATCCTTCTTTATGCTgaatagaaaatgaaatatatataatggAAACATTAAATTGATATGAGAAAATTCGTCTAAATTAAAGCGAATAGTTCAGTAGTCTGATATAAGTTTCttcaatgaaaataatcaagtaACAACAATCTCCAAATAACCGAAATCCCGTGAAACAA belongs to Schistosoma mansoni, WGS project CABG00000000 data, supercontig 0300, strain Puerto Rico, whole genome shotgun sequence and includes:
- a CDS encoding XP_018644705.1, producing the protein MLLDYLSRIMTTRNPISFRTIIIKYLPIYCKKAFAEHMIQLNRGFTSLIRSLICTCYVFSKNEVYQKRGHRRCYI